tatcgatatcgtgatattggccctgacatattgcaaagacatgcaataagtttcatatggaatttgatgcttttatctgaatttgaacaGATGCGAACTAAAATGTGAtttgccatccaatagttgaacattatcaagagATAATTACAATAAAGATTACATTgatgttgcttattttgccgcatAAAAATGTTcgtctttagacaataaaaaattaaatttctttaggtatatgttaaatattgcaaaataatattgatattgTTATATTGAGCATATCGTATGTTTTTCTCCTCCCGAGTATGAGGAGAAAAGATGTAAAGGATAATAGATGGAGAAAAATCGTGAGAGAATGAGAGATGGAGAGAACGTGTGAGAGGAGAAAGATATAGAGGAGGTGTGAGGACTAAAAATGTGAGAAGAGAAAAGATGGAGTGTGCACTTAGAAAGAGAGAATATGTGAGAGGAAGGAATGCAGCCATAAAACATGAGAGGACAAACATATTGAAAGTAGAAAAGATGgattgaatgtgtaaaaatacgAGAGTTATGGATGCGTGTGAGAGGAATCAAGTTGGAAAACGTGTGAGAGGAAAAACATGAAAAGCGTGAGTGAAAGACAGATGGAGAAAAtgtgatagaaaatatatagaaAGTATGAGAGGAGAAAGATGGAGAATATGTGTGAGGGAGAAAAtgtgatagaaaatatatagaaAGTATGAGAGGAGAAAGATGGAGAATATGTGTGAGGGTATCAAAATGGCCAGAATGTGCAACAGGACATAAGATGTTCATAATATGTGAGAGGACCAAAAAGTgagaaaatgtgtgaaaataagGAAAGTTGTAGAGAATTTGTGAGACGATTAAAGATGACAAAGGTAAGAGGAAACTGGAGAAGTGTGAGAGGGGCAAGGCGAGAGTGCATGTTGCCATGTCAGCCATGTTCCTCCAGGGGGCGTGCTGGTACCTGTTCTCATCAGGAAGTCCCTCCCATTGCGCACATGCTTCTTCAAGTAAGAAGGACATTCCTCAGTGAAGTAATACTTCACGTATTGATTCCAGGCATCCAATTGGTCCCACTTGTGTTTGGTGACGACAGCTTGCGGCTTCACCGCGATCCATCTCAGCGTCGACAACTCCAACGAGATGAAGTCTTCGCCGTCGTAACTGAGGTGATACCAACCGTCAACCTCGTCAGTTTCGTCGTCCCATTCGCAGCCAGACATCCTCTGGAACATGTGAACACCTGACACACACgtacaacatgcacaaacacacaaagacgCACACGCATAAAACAGACACACGCACAAAGCAACTTTACTTCTGCACATCCTTtcacgtgtgtgtgtgaatacagCAAGAAAAATGTATTCACACATGAAACGTATTTTTCTTGTAGAAAGTTCAAAACAAACCTCCAGTTTGGTTGAAGCGATCTTTAACAATTTCAATGTTGACTTTGTCGACCTGCTCAGCACCAATACTgatctctgtctgtctctcccAGTAGTGCGGATCGTCGGCGGTGATTTTGTTCATCCAGTCCTGTTTGGCTTCATATTTCCTGCTCTTGCTGTCGTAGCGAACAATCTGAACGTCGTCAACATAACCAACCTCCAAGTACGCTGGCaagtttggaatgtgagaggacgaagttttgaaatatttgagcGTGTGAACCACtgaaagagaaaacaaaaacattttgacgtCCAAaccattgacatttttttaaggaaagaatttttattgttataacAGATATTTGATCTTttataatcatttttttcttttcttgaagcgttcattttaataataaatatacttattaataatttattacCACAACTTTGATTAGATGAGATTAACTCTGTTGATTAGGCAATCAGGAAATATTTGAGTGAATGAGCGAGTGAATCGGTGAAagcgaaaacaaaaacaaaaacattttgtttgatgTCCAAAAATCTTATACTATTtgatagggctgggaatctttgactgtctcacgattcgattcgattacgatttttgggtctacgattccattcagaatcgattttcgattcaaacgtttttcgattcaaaatgatttgattgacaaatgacttctgcttcaatttacagatatgcacaacattgtcatgatctgctccagtctgctttgcaagacaaaatgacaaaataaaataataaaggttaaataaataataataataaaaaaagagacattaaagtgtcttttttttttttttaaacatttattcattttgtattgcaagtgcatttttccacaaaaacagcatgtgggctacaactgccctttccccttcttcttcatttctaatttaaataaaatagatttttggatattaatatcaattcgattcgattaataaatgagaatctcgattcttttatgaatcgattttttttttttggcacacaccTACTATTTGAGATGATTTTGTCTAAAACTGAAACAACTGACAGctttttgagtttttgttgttattaaaACATATTTGTCTTTTGTGTTCATTTAAATAAGTTTAATTGATTTCAGCTTATTATTACACACAAACACTGGACAAAATCTGCTTATTACACTTAATACACATGCTTTTCTATTATATTactttgtgtgtatatataatttgATGATATGAGATTAATTCTGTTGATTAAATATTCCAAAACAACCATTACAAGTTTGGAATCTGAGCGGACGCAATCAGGAAATACTTGAGCGAGTGAATCGGTGAAagcgaaaacaaaaacattttgtttgtttgctgtccACAAATCTTGGATTGTCCATATTTGAAATGACTGTATTAAAAATtcatcgtatttttttttttttttttaggaaacagACACTAAACACTTTgtgttcattcaaattaagtgaATGAGTAAAGTTAATTTTTCACAaactttttaataaatatgacaGACATTcagatttaattaattatgacttCTATTTGCCAGTCAACATGTTACAATTTTAATACTCGTACACTTGTTCAACACGTTTGCTATTTATCTCCTTTACAGTAAACTTCATCAATagattaaatatttttgaatatttcagttgattattTGCGAGTGTTGTGTTGAAGGAAGTTTGCGGTCCAAGTGTTGCACTTACCAGGCGTCACGCTGTGGATTTGCACAGCCACCACAAACAATCCAAACAAGTTCATCTTCCACATCTTTTGCTCCTTTCAGTCAAAGCAAAGCAGAAGACGCCGCTCAAATACTTGCCCGCCGATGACGTCACTTGAAAGCGTGGCGTCCTTTTGCGTCTCAAATCAAGCCGAGTGTGCGTAAGAGGAGATGAAAAGTAGTACAAGTTTTTGTTAGATTGTGCTGAAACAGCGACGCTTTCCTTCGTGCTGCTCGGGAGCCGTCAAGACAACAAGGAAGCGCTCGTTTCGGGGAAATCACGTGACCACAGAGCGGGTGACGTCAGGCCACACCTCCAGCAGTGTCAAGAAACAGGTACAGTACAGGTACATTTCACTTGAAACAagaatttacaaaaataactgtTAAAGCAAAAGTAAGAAAACTTGCCAATTCTATTTAGATTTTTGTCATTTCCAAGCTGAGCTTTGATTAATAAACTGTTTATCAGACGCGTCTGAAGGCTTTAAACCGAAAGTGGCAAAGTTCAAGTTTCTTGGCTTTCAACGCACAATTCTTGATGACGCCGCACGCCAGCAATTAAGAACAGCTTGGATTGACGTTCAGgtgtgcaaacaaaaaaaagaattgcagATCTTTTCCAATTACagttaaacaataaaacaagttattaaaaaaaaaaaaaaaatgaatagaattCAAatggattaattaaaaaaaaaaagcaataaaattgtaaaataaaaaattaaattaaacataaTACAAATAATGGGAATCAAGTAAAATACATCAAAATTGAATAAAcgtgaaaaaaatatgacaaaaaattaagaaataaaTGAAAGCACAAAGCACCAAAACTAAA
This portion of the Festucalex cinctus isolate MCC-2025b chromosome 19, RoL_Fcin_1.0, whole genome shotgun sequence genome encodes:
- the LOC144006948 gene encoding major histocompatibility complex class I-related protein 1-like, which encodes MWKMNLFGLFVVAVQIHSVTPVVHTLKYFKTSSSHIPNLPAYLEVGYVDDVQIVRYDSKSRKYEAKQDWMNKITADDPHYWERQTEISIGAEQVDKVNIEIVKDRFNQTGGVHMFQRMSGCEWDDETDEVDGWYHLSYDGEDFISLELSTLRWIAVKPQAVVTKHKWDQLDAWNQYVKYYFTEECPSYLKKHVRNGRDFLMRTELPVVSLLQKTPSSPITCHASGFYPAASALFWRKDGEELHEDVEMGELLPNHDGTFQTTAHLKAELPADAEGRYECVFQLSGVKDDLVTKLDRRSILSNKEEEATKMTLAVVVPLALLALLAPLLVLLVKRHKSPPANYAPASAVADTELTSEPASKSVSEPDAEPANESVPEDDSEPGSS